In Ruania alkalisoli, the DNA window CGGTCGGCGACCTCACGGTTGGACAGGCCGTCCCCGATGAGCTCGACGATGCGGCGCTGGGTGGGGGTGAGCAGCTCGAACGGATCGTCGCCGCGCGGTTCGACCGGGGTGTCACGCAGGAGCGTGCGCCCGGCTGCGACGGCACGGACGGCGTCGAGCATCTGCCCACCGCGCACGGATTTGAGTACGAATGCTCGAGCGCCGGCGGCCTGGGCGGCAGCCCGTGCCTGAGGGTCGCCGAAGGAGGTGAGCACCACGGCGCGCACCTCGGGAAGCACGGCACGGACACCGTCGATGACGTCCACCCCCGTGCCGTCGGGCAACTGCAGGTCCACCAGCAACAGATCGGGTCGGGTGAGCTCCGCCCGCTGGATCGCTTCGGCCACGGTCGAGGCCTCGGCCACAACGGTCAGATCATCGACGGTGTCGATCACACCAACCACTCCTCGCCGGACGATCTCGTGGTCATCGACGATGAGTACGCGGGTGGGGTTGGTCACGAGTTCAGCCTATGACGAACGCCGCTGACGCAGCGCCCAATTCTCTCCCCCAAGCCTGCGCTCCTCTCGTACGCTGGCGTCGGGAGGCGAGTACATGGTGAGTCGAAGCCTGTGGTCCGGCGTCCTGGTGACGGCGGCAGCCTTACTCGGATACATGATCGGCAACCAAGGGAATCCCCCCTGGCATGCCGTCATCGCCGCGCCGCTGGTCGGGCTTCTCGCCGGGGTCGTGGAGTATGTCCGCCAGCGGCGGTCACGCGGTCAGCGGGACGGCTCCGCCGTCGACCGTCGCACCTGAAGGTCCACCGGCAGCACCCGCGTCTGCGGGGCCGAGGCGAGTAGCAGATCCACCGCCGCTGCTCCCATCTCCAGCGCCGGCACCGCAACGGTGGTCAGTGGCGGCGCAAGCAGGCGCGCCACCGGGACGTCGTCGAATCCGACCACGCTCATACGTTCCGGAACGGGCACGCCCCGGTCGGCGAGGCGACCCAGGATGCCCAGGGCGAGCTGATCGTTGAAGGCGAGCACCGCCGTCACCCCGGCAGCCAGGGCCTGATCGGCGGCGTCGATGCCGCCCGCCGAACCCGGACGGAATGCCCCCAGGTCCACCACGGTGTCCGCACCGACAATGCCGGTGACTTCGGCTGCCCGCAGCCCTTCCCTCCGGCGCGCATCGGACCACGACGTGGACGGCCCACCGGCGTAGCCGATCTTGGTGTGCCCGAGCGCAGCCAGATGCCGCAGTGCTTGGGTGATGCCGCCGGCGTTGTCTCCCACCACGGCCGGCACGCCGTCGAGCACCCGGTTGACCAGCACCACCCGCGTGCGGCCGGCCACCTCGGCCAGTGCGTCGTCACTCGTGCGGGACGAGGCAAGCACGGCACCGTCACAGACCATCGCGAGTTGCCCGAGCACCTCTAGCTCGCGCTCCGGATCTTCGTCGGTGTCGGCGATCATCGCATTCAGCCCGGCGTCCCGGACGCGCCGCTGCATCCCGGTGGCGACGGAGGCGTAGAAGGCGTTCTGCAGGTCCGGGACCACCAGGCCGATCGCCTGACCTCGTCCGGTGACCAGCTGGCGGGCGGCCCGGTTCGGCTGGTAGTCCAGCTCCTGCGCCAGCCTCTGCACCCGCTCACGTGTCACGGCTGCGACGACCGACGAACCCGCGAGCGCGCGCGAGACGGTGGCCATGGAGACGCCGGCCGCGTCGGCGACGTCACGGAGCGTTGTGACCATGCATCGCCTCCTACAAACGCTTGCAGAACATTGTCCCTCGAATGTTGCACATGCTAGCGTGTCCGCCACACGATTGTTTGCAAACGTTTGTGGCCCAGCACCGCACACTCGGTCACACAAGGAGAGACATGACAGTGCAGTCCCCCGAGATGCTGGAGCGCATCGGCGCCGCCCGCCTCGTTCCCGTCGTCGTGCTCGACGACGCTGCCTCCGCCGCCCCGCTCGCCGAGGCGCTCGTGGCCGGCGGCCTCCCCGTGGCCGAGGTGACGTTCCGCACCGCCGCCGCGGTGGAGTCGATCAAGGCGATGAGCGCCCGGGGCGACATGCTGGTCGGGGCCGGGACGGTCCTGACCACAGACCAGGTCGATGCGGCCGTGGACGCTGGCGCCTCCTATGTGGTCTCGCCCGGGTTCTCGCAGGCTGTCGTGCGCCGGTGTATCGAACGCGGGGTTCTCCCCCTCCCGGGCGCAGTGACCGCCACTGAGGTGCAGGCAGCGCTCGCCGAGGGCCTGGAGGTCGTGAAGTTCTTCCCAGCCGAGACCTCCGGCGGCGCCAAGGCAATCAAGGCCCTGGCCGCCCCCTTCGGTGGGCTACGTTTCGTTCCCACCGGTGGCATCGGACCCAAGAACCTGGCCGAGTACACCGCGGTCAGTGCCGTGCTCGCCGTCGGCGGCTCCTGGATGGTGCCGCGGGACGAGATCGCCGCCGGCAACTTCGATCGCGTGAGTGAGCTGACCCGCGAGGCCGTCGCGCTCGCCGCTGCCTGACCCGACCTGACGACCAATTCGACGAGGGATTTCATGAGTCTGTCCATCCGTCCCGCCTCCGAGTGCCGCTACGACATCGCCTCCCTGGGCGAGATCATGCTCCGCATGGACCCGGGCGAGGGTCGCATCCGCACCACCCGCCAGTTCCGCGTCTGGGAAGGCGGGGGTGAGTACAACGTCGCCCGCGGTCTTCGCCGCGCGTTCGGGCTGCGCGCCGTGGCCGTGACCGCGCTCGCGGACAACGAGGTCGGCCGGCTGGTCGAGGACTGCATGCTCACCGGTGGCGTCGACACCTCGTTCATCAGCTGGGTGCCCTACGACGGCATCGGGCGAGAGGTGCGCAACGGCCTGAACTTCACCGAGCGGGGCTTCGGAGTGCGCGGCGCCGTCGGCGTCTCCGACCGGGGCAACACCGCCATCAGCCAGATCAAGCCGGGCCAGGTGGACTGGGACCACCTGTTCGGCGAGCTGGGCGTGCGGTGGCTGCACACCGGCGGCATCTTCGCCGCCCTCTCGGAGTCCACGGCGGAGGTCGTCATCGAGGCCGTCACGGCAGCCAAGAAGCACGGCACCGTGGTCTCCTACGACCTCAACTACCGACCGAGCCTGTGGAAGACCATCGGTGGCCAGGCCAAGGCCCAGGAGGTCAACAAGGCGATCGCTCCGCTGATCGACGTGATGATCGGCAACGAGGAGGACTTCACGGCCTCCCTCGGGTTCGAGGTCCAGGGCACCGGGGACAACCTCGACAACCTGGAGATCGACAGCTTCAAGGCGATGATCACCGAGGCCGGGCGGACGTATGAGAACTTCCAGGTGATCGGCACCACGCTGCGCACCGTGCACACGGCCTCGGACAACGACTGGGGCGCGATCGCCTGGTCGCGGGACGAAGGCTTCGCCGAGGCCACCCATCGTGAGCACCTGGAGATCCTCGACCGTGTCGGCGGCGGCGACTCCTTCGCCTCAGGCCTCATCTACGGCCTCCTCGAGGGCGAACCCATCCAGACGGCGGTCGAGTACGGGGCAGCGCACGGCGCCCTGGCCATGACCACCCCGGGCGACACGACCATGGTCACCAAGGCCGAGGTGCTCAAGCTCGCCGGGGGCGGAAGCGCCCGCGTGGATCGTTGATCATCACCTGACCTGGGCCGGCCGGTAGCACTGCGCTGTCGGCCGGCCCGGATTCACCTCTCGTCGGCGGCGTGGCCGCGGGTCCGGCAGTCTGGGTGTCGGACCCGCGACCAGGTCGCCGACTGAGTCGCCGGGCCGCAGCGTAGGGACCGGACACCCGCAGGGCTGTCATGTACGCGGCTTACCTGGCGGCGGGCTGCCTCACGTCAGCGAGCCTTCTACACGCTCAACGCCACCGCGAGGGCGACGACGACGAACACCACCAGTACGGCGCTACCGCAGCCGATGGCAGCGATCGCGCCGTAGCCGAGACGCGAGACCCGCGCGCCCGAAGCCCGCACGGCTGAGAGGAACTCGCCGCCGCCCCGTGCATTGAAGGCGTACGCAGCAGCGGCCTGGTTCACACCGCGGGCGACATCCCAGGCAGCACCGGAGCCGCGGCGGTAGCGGCGGTAGCGATACGGGCGATGACCATGATGGGCGACCCCGCCGACGATGCCCATGCTCGTGAAGCCGAGGGCGCGGCTCACCGCACCCGGGTCGGCGAGGATCGGGTAGCTTCGACCGCCGACGACCAGCGTGATGCGCTGTGCGGCGGACTTCACCGTGACCTCCCGTGCCGGCACGCTGAAATGTTGCGTCCAGCCGGCCGCCGCCGATCCGATCCACAGGGTGACGATGCCTGCGCTCACGACCGCCTGCGCGGGGTACCAGGCCCCCGTCGTGGTGTCGCCCCATGCCCCGGAGAACACGGCGTGCGGGTGCTGAATCGGCATGGCCATCACATGAGCCTATTATCTCGCGGACGCGTGTGAGCGCGAGAGCACCATCATGTCTGAGGTCGGCCCGCCCGCTGACACCTCGGGCAGAAGAACGAGGACCGGTTCGCGAATGCCTCGCGCACGATCGAGGTGCCGCATCGCGGGCACGGCTCCCCCTCCTGGCCGTAGACCGCGAGCGACCGGTCAAAGTAGCCCGAGGCACCGTTGACATTGACGTACAGCGCATCGAAGCTCGTTCCCCCGGCCACGAGCGCCTGCCGCATCACCGCCTCGGCGGCGTCCAGCACCGCCGCCACCAGGCCTGGCCGCATCCGGTCCGCGGGCCGTGCGTAGTGCACGCCCGCCCGCCACAGCGCCTCGTCGGCGTAGATGTTGCCGATGCCGGCGGTCACGGTCTGGTCCAGCAAAACCGTCTTGATCCCCCGCCGGCCACGCCGCACCCGCCGGTTCAGTGCTGCGCGGGCGGCCGGCTCGGCCAGCACGGGATCGAGCAGGTCACGCCCGATATGGGCCACCGGTGCGGGAAGCAGCGCAGCGACAGGTGCGCCGCCTGCGTCACCGCCAGGGCCGCCGTCGGGAGTGGGCAGCAGATCGGCCACGGTGAGGTAGCCGAAGGTGCGCTGGTCCACGAACCACAGATCGGGTCCGCCGGCCAGCTCGAGATGTACGCGCAGATGCGGGTTGCTCCGGGCGTCCTCGGAGATCAGCAGCTGACCGCTCATGCCCAGGTGCACCAGCAACGCGTGGTCCTCGGGCTCTCCATCGGGCCCGGCGAGGGTGAGCCAGCAGAACTTTCCGCGCCGCACGGCGGCGGTGAAGGTCCGCCCGGTCAGCAGGGCTTCGAGCTCCGCAGCTCCCCCGGCCTGACGGCGCACGGCACGGTCACGTAGTACCCGCACCCCGGTCACGGGGCGCCCGAGCACATGGTCGGCGAGGCCCGCGCGAACGGTCTCGACCTCGGGGAGCTCGGGCACTACGCCTCGTGAGGGACGTCGTCGGACGCTGTGCCCTCTTCGAGGGCCCGGTAGGCCTGCTCGGCCGCACGCTGCTCGGCGATCTTCTTCGCCGACCCCTCACCGACACCCCACGACTGGTCGCCGAGCATGAGCGTGGAGGTGAAGTGCCGCTGATGGTCCGGGCCGGTCGCCTCGATGCGGTACTCCGGGGCGCCCAGGCCGCGCTCGGCCGCGAGCTCCTGCACGCTGGTCTTCCAGTCCAGGCCTGCACCAAGACCGGCGGCGTCGGTGAGCCGTCCCCCCACGATCCGCTCCACGAACGCGCGTGTCGGTTCGAGCCCGTGGCACAGGTACACCGCCCCGATCACGGCTTCGAGCGTGTCACACAGGATGGAGTCCTTGTCGTGCCCGCCCGTGGTCTGCTCACCCCGGCCGAGCAGCAGGTACTCCCCCAGCCCCATCTCGCGGGCCACCACCGACAGCGCGCGCTGGGAGACGGTGGCCGCGCGCATCTTCGCCAGGTCCCCCTCAGCGCGGTCGGGGTGGGTGCGGTACAGGTGCTCGGTGACGATCACCCCGAGCACCGAGTCGCCGAGGAACTCCAGCCGCTCGTTGGTCGGGATACCGCCGGCTTCATGCGCGAAGGACCGGTGCGTGAGGGCCAGGACGAGCAGCTCGGGATCGACCTCGATGCCCAGCGCCTCGACCAGTTCGTCGACGGCGCGTGCGGTCACTGCTGAGGCTCCTCGTCCGGGGCGTCATCCGGGCCATCCTCGGCACCTGCGAGCGCCGTCAGGGCCGACCAGCGCGGGTCCAGGTTCTCGTGTGCGTGCCCTTCCTCCGCCTCGTCGAGGCGGATCCCGCAGTCCGGGCACAGGCCCGGGCAGTCCGGCCGGCACAGCGGCCGGAAAGGCAGGGCCAGCACGACGGCGTCCGTCACCGTGGGTTCGAGGTCGAGCGTCTCCCCATCGAGTTCGGGCAACAGCTCCTCGTCCTCCCCCAGTTCGCTGGCGTCCTGCGTGCCGGGGTAGGCGAACATCTCGGTGATGTCGGCATCGAGATCGAGGGAGACATCGGTCAGGCATCGCACGCATTCGCCCTCGGCGACGGCCTGCGCGGCCCCGGTCACGAGCACACCATCCATCACGGCTTCCAGCCGCAGATCGAGCGCCACCTCGCTGCCGGCCCGGACGGCGATCACCTCGTTGCCCATCGGCTCGGCCACGGGCACGTCGAGGGTGAGGGTCCGCATCGATCCGGGCCGTCGGCCCAGGTCATGGGTGGAGATCTGGAAGGGCGTCATGAGTCGTTCGCTTCCTTGTCGTTCCCGCCGTTGGTCTCATCGGCCGGGCCGCGGCGGCCACGGGTGCGCTCCATCAACCGGGCTCGCCCGGCCGCCACCTGGGAGGAGATCGAGTTGAGGTCGATCTCGAACTGGGCGAGCTGACGGTCGCAGTAGTCGTCGGCCTCGCGGGAGAGCTTCTCGGCCTCGGCCTTGGCTGTGGCGACGATGGTCGCGGCGCGTTCGTTCGCTGCTGCCACCACGGCCTCCCTGGAGACGAGCTCGTCGGCCCGCTCCTTGGCCTTCTCCACGATCGCGCCCGCCTCGCGCCGCGCGCGCTGCAGCACCGCGTCGGCGTCGGCTACCACGGAGTCCGCGCGGGTGATCTGGTCCGGTAGCACGCCGGTCGCGGAGTCGATCAACTCGAGCACCTCAGCGCGGTTGACGAGTACGGAGGCCGACATCGGCATCGAGCGTGCGGAGGAGACGAGGTCGGCGAGCTCGTCGAGGATCGCGACCAACGACTCGCCCTGCTCTGCTGCTTTGCTCATGAGTGTCCATCTTTCGGGTGCAGGGCGGTCCGGACGGCATCGTCGACGGCGGGCGGAACGAGGTCGCTGATGCTGCCCCCGTACCGGGCGACGTCTTTGACCATGGTGGAGGAGACGTGGGCGAGTTCGGGTGCACCGGTCACGAAGACCGTCTCCACGCCGCTCAGGTGCCGGTTCATCAAGGCCATCGGTTGCTCGGCGTCGTAGTCAGCGCCGCCCCGCAGGCCCTTGACGATGGCGCTGGCCCCGAGTTCGTCGCACAAGTCGGCGAGCAGTCCGGGCATGCGGACCACCCGCACACCATCCTGGTCGGCGACCGCGTCGGTGAACAGCCGCAGGCGGGTGTCGGCATCCAGCAGTGGTGCCTTGCCGGAGTTGATCCCCACGGCCACCACCACCTCGTCGAACAGGGTACGCGCGCGGCGCACGATGTCCAGGTGCCCAAGGGTGACCGGATCGAAGGATCCGGGGCACACGGCGATACGAGAGGTCACGGCCGCCAACTTACCTTCCCGGGGCGTGAGCATCGTGACGACACCGCCCGAGAGACCGGTTTCTCGGGTAGACTTGGTCGCCACGACCCACTAGCGAGCGAAGGTCTCTGCGTGTCTGCCGATCCTGCCCCGTCCGAGCCTCCGGTCCTGCGTCTGCGGGAGGAGGACCATGTGGTTGTCGCCACGGCCGATCTGCCTGTCGATGCCGAGATTCGGCTGCCCGGGGTGCAGGCGTTTCGCACGACGGCACCCATCCCCCGGGGCCACAAGCTCGCCATCCGTCCGGTCACCCAGGGTGGCCAGGTGCTCAAGTACGGGCAGTCGATCGGGCGCGCGACGGCGGCGATCACGGCCGGGGATCATGTGCACTCGCACAACCTCGGAATGGATCTCGACGAGCGAGAGCACGAGTTCGGGACCGCGCGGGTGCAACCCTCCTTCCCTGAGGGGCGTGACCTGCCGCGCACCTTCCTCGGCTACCACCGCCCCGACGGCCGCGTCGGCACCCGCAACTACATCGGCGTCATCACGTCGGTGAACTGCTCGGCGAGCTCAGCGAACATGATTGCTGACCAGTTCCGCCACACGGGGCTGGAGGAGTTCGAGAACGTCGACGGCGTCATGGCGATCACCCATCAGAGTGGGTGCGGGCTGGTACCGGACTCCGAGGGTGGGCAGATGCTGCTGCGCACCCTGCGCGGGTACGCCAACCACCCGAACTTCGGCGGACTGCTGGTGCTGGGGCTCGGCTGCGAGATGATCGCCGTGAACCAGCTCGTGGACGGCCTGGGCCTGCCCGAGGGCGCCTACGTGGAGACGATGACCATCCAGGACATCGGAGGCATCCGGGCCACCGTGCGGGCCGGGGTGGAGAAGATCCAGGAGATGATGCCGCGGGTGAACGAGGCCCAGCGGGAGCCTGCGGACGTGGCTCACCTGACCCTGGGCCTGAACTGCGGCGGCAGCGACGGGTACTCGGGCATCACGGCCAATCCTGCCCTGGGGTATGCCTCGGATCTGCTGGTCGCGGCTGGTGGTACCTCCACGCTGGCCGAGACGCCGGAGGTGTACGGGGCCGAGCACCTGCTCACCCGCCGGGCGGTCTCACCCGAGGTGGGTCAGCGGCTGCTGGACCGGATCGAGTGGTGGAAGGACTACACCGCTGCCGGCGAGGGCACCCTGGACAACAACCCGTCCCCGGGAAACAAGACCGGTGGCCTGACCACGATCCTCGAGAAGTCGCTCGGCGCCGTCGCCAAGGGCGGTACGGCCGAACTGACCGGCGTGTACGAGTACGCCGAGGCGATCACCGCGAAGGGATTCACCTTCATGGACACCCCCGGCTACGACCCGGTCTCGGTGACCGGCCTGGTCGCCGGTGGCGCCACGGTGGTGTGCTTCACCACCGGGCGGGGGTCGGTGCTCGGGTGCAAGCCGGCGCCCTCGATCAAACTGGCCACGAACACCCCAATGTACGAACGCATGCACGAGGACATGGATCTCAACTGCGGGCGGATCGTCGACGGCACCGCCAGCCTCACCGAGGTGGGCGAGGAGATCTACCGGATGATCGTCGAGGTCGCCTCCGGCCGCGAGACCGTCAGCGAAGAGCTCGACCTCGGTCAGGACGAGTTCATTCCGTGGCACGTGGGTGCGGTGACCTGAGCCTCGGACCACGCGTTGCCGCGATCTGTCGCCTCCACCGTCAGGGATCCGACGATTCGGGGCAACGCACGTCAGTGCGGCAGCGCGCGCGTCAGCTGAGCAACCAGGCCAGCTCCCGGTCGAGCAGCAGGGTGCGCACCCGGGCACGGACGGCCTCGACGTGGTGCCCCAGCGCGTCGTAGACCGCCTTGCCGCGTACGCCCGGGACCTCCTCCACCGCCCAGAGGAGTGCATGGGTGCGGCCGTCCTCGTCGTGCTCAAGCAGCACGGTGGCCTCCGGTGAGACCTCCAGGTCGGTGTAGCGCTCGTCGTCGATCTCGACCTCACCGGTCAGTCCGGCGGTGATCGGATGCAGCACATCGCTCACGCGCACCTGCGCAACCCCGCGCGGCGGGTGCCAGGAGGCTCGCCCGGCCGTGCCCGCCTCGACCTCATGCTTGGGCACCCACCGGCCACCCAGCGCCCGGGCCCACTGATCGTTCTCGTAGAACGTGTTCGACCCGGTGTGGGTGGCGAGCACCGGCACACCTGCGGCCACGGCGGCGAGCACCGCATCGCGCAGGTCCCGTGCGCGCACATCGTCGGCCTCCTCGGAGACCTCCACCGGGGTGCTGCCGCCGCCGGCGTTGACGACGATCAGGTCGGGCTGGCCCAGATCGGCGGACTCGGCCTCGCCGGTCCGCAGCACCCGGGCGTCGAAGCCACGGTCGCCCAGCAGTTCGGCCAGCGCGGCCGACGTGCCCTCGAAGTCGTGCCACGGGTCGGCGTAGCGTCCGGCTCCGCTGATCACGACGGCGGTGCGATGGTCTGCAGACACGTGCTCTCCTTTGACGATGGTCCGGTCACGCGATGGTAAGCGGTTGCCGATAGGGTGTCATGCGAGTTGCCTTCGCCGCGAGGCGAGGCGTGGCTATCCAGTACCCGCAGAACAAGGAGCACAGCGTGAGCGCCCCTGACGGCGAGCCCGTGCTGCGTATCGGAGCGCGCGACGTCGCCCGGTACTCAGACGGCCAGGACATGGCTGGCACCCTCTCCCCTCGCCCGTACCTGCATCCGGTGACCACGCTCGACGGCGTCGGGCTCACCGAGATCCTCCCCGAGGATCACACCCATCACTACGGCGTCAGCAATGCCGTGGTCGAGGTGAACGGCACGATGTTCTGGGGCGGCAAGTCCTACGTGCACCCCACCGGGTACGAGATGCTCGACAACCACGGCCGGCAGGTGCCGCTGAGCACCGAGTCCGGCGACCACGGCATCTCCCAGCGGCTGCAATGGGTGGACGGTGCCGGTTCGCACGTGCTCACCGAGGACCGCGGGATTCTGGCCGATCTGCTGCCTGAGCAGGAGGTGTGGGCGCTGCGCTGGCACTCGCGCCTGCACGCCGACGGCGGTGCGAACCTGACGATCGGCTCCCCCGCCACCCGTGGCCGGGTCGGGGCCGGCTATGGCGGGCTGTTCTGGCGGCTCTCCGGTGAAGACGTCCCCACAGTGGCCACAGTGGCGGACAGCACGGATCCGCTCGGCAACCCCACCTCGCCGTGGTTGCTCTTGGTGCAGGACCGCAGCACCGGGCCGGTGAGCCTGCTGCTGGGGCAACCCCGCGAGGCGATCCTGCCCTGGTTCGTCCGGACCTCCGGCTACGTGGGTGCCGGACCCGCTGTTGCGTGGGACACCGAGCGTGTCATCCCCGCTGGTGGGCACCTAGATCTGCACCTGTGGGCCGTGCTCGCCGACCGGGCACTGAGCACCACCGAAGCCACCACCCTCTACGAACGACTGGAGCAGCTCGCGTGACCACCACCTTCGCCGTCGTCGGACTCCACGGATACGGCGCTCAGCACCTCGGCCAGATCAACGAGCTCGCTGAGGCCGGCCGAGCACGTCTGGTCGGGGTGGCCGACCCCCGTGGCGGAGAGGGCGCGCGGAACCTCCCCGAGGGCACAGCGGTCTACTCCGACCTCGATGCTCTACTCGCCGAGGTGACGCCGGATGTGGTCACGCTCGCCACCCCGATCCACACGCATCTGCCGCTCGCAGAACGGGCCATGCGCGCCGGTGCGCACGTGCTGCTGGAGAAGCCGACGACGGCCTCGCTGGCAGAGTTCGAGAGGCTCGTGCAGGTGAGTGACGAGACCGGCAAAGCCGTCCAGATCGGATTCCAGAGCTTCGGCTCGCACGCCTTCGAGCGGATCGCCGACATCGTCACCTCCGGCCAGATCGGCGAGGTGCGCGGCATCGGCGGCCTGGGCCTATGGCGACGGGCGCGCAGCTACTATGACCGCTCCCGGTGGGCCGGGCAGCGCCGTCTGGACGGTGTCGAGGTGGTCGACGGTGCGGTGACCAACCCGCTGGCGCACTCGATCGCGTCAGCCCTGCGGATCGATGGCTCGTCCCGGGCTGAGGACGTGGCCGAGGTAGTGGTCGACCTGTACCACGCCAACGATATCGAGGCCGACGACACCTCCGCCGTCCGGCTGCGGACCACGAAGGGCACCCCGATCGCCCTGGGTCTGACCCTGGCGGCAGAGGAACCCGACACCAAGCCCCGGATCCTCGTACACGGCACCGAGGGCACCATCGAGTTCCGCTACACCTCGGACGATCTCGTGGTGCGCACCGCCGAGGGCGAGACGACCGAGACGGTGGGCCGGACGGGCCTGTTCGTGAATCTCCTCGATCATCTGGAGGGTGGGACGCCGCTGCTGGCGGACGTGCGCGACACCGGTGCGTT includes these proteins:
- the mutM gene encoding bifunctional DNA-formamidopyrimidine glycosylase/DNA-(apurinic or apyrimidinic site) lyase; this encodes MPELPEVETVRAGLADHVLGRPVTGVRVLRDRAVRRQAGGAAELEALLTGRTFTAAVRRGKFCWLTLAGPDGEPEDHALLVHLGMSGQLLISEDARSNPHLRVHLELAGGPDLWFVDQRTFGYLTVADLLPTPDGGPGGDAGGAPVAALLPAPVAHIGRDLLDPVLAEPAARAALNRRVRRGRRGIKTVLLDQTVTAGIGNIYADEALWRAGVHYARPADRMRPGLVAAVLDAAEAVMRQALVAGGTSFDALYVNVNGASGYFDRSLAVYGQEGEPCPRCGTSIVREAFANRSSFFCPRCQRAGRPQT
- a CDS encoding PmoA family protein, which codes for MSAPDGEPVLRIGARDVARYSDGQDMAGTLSPRPYLHPVTTLDGVGLTEILPEDHTHHYGVSNAVVEVNGTMFWGGKSYVHPTGYEMLDNHGRQVPLSTESGDHGISQRLQWVDGAGSHVLTEDRGILADLLPEQEVWALRWHSRLHADGGANLTIGSPATRGRVGAGYGGLFWRLSGEDVPTVATVADSTDPLGNPTSPWLLLVQDRSTGPVSLLLGQPREAILPWFVRTSGYVGAGPAVAWDTERVIPAGGHLDLHLWAVLADRALSTTEATTLYERLEQLA
- a CDS encoding YceD family protein encodes the protein MTPFQISTHDLGRRPGSMRTLTLDVPVAEPMGNEVIAVRAGSEVALDLRLEAVMDGVLVTGAAQAVAEGECVRCLTDVSLDLDADITEMFAYPGTQDASELGEDEELLPELDGETLDLEPTVTDAVVLALPFRPLCRPDCPGLCPDCGIRLDEAEEGHAHENLDPRWSALTALAGAEDGPDDAPDEEPQQ
- the coaD gene encoding pantetheine-phosphate adenylyltransferase, producing MTSRIAVCPGSFDPVTLGHLDIVRRARTLFDEVVVAVGINSGKAPLLDADTRLRLFTDAVADQDGVRVVRMPGLLADLCDELGASAIVKGLRGGADYDAEQPMALMNRHLSGVETVFVTGAPELAHVSSTMVKDVARYGGSISDLVPPAVDDAVRTALHPKDGHS
- a CDS encoding UxaA family hydrolase; translation: MSADPAPSEPPVLRLREEDHVVVATADLPVDAEIRLPGVQAFRTTAPIPRGHKLAIRPVTQGGQVLKYGQSIGRATAAITAGDHVHSHNLGMDLDEREHEFGTARVQPSFPEGRDLPRTFLGYHRPDGRVGTRNYIGVITSVNCSASSANMIADQFRHTGLEEFENVDGVMAITHQSGCGLVPDSEGGQMLLRTLRGYANHPNFGGLLVLGLGCEMIAVNQLVDGLGLPEGAYVETMTIQDIGGIRATVRAGVEKIQEMMPRVNEAQREPADVAHLTLGLNCGGSDGYSGITANPALGYASDLLVAAGGTSTLAETPEVYGAEHLLTRRAVSPEVGQRLLDRIEWWKDYTAAGEGTLDNNPSPGNKTGGLTTILEKSLGAVAKGGTAELTGVYEYAEAITAKGFTFMDTPGYDPVSVTGLVAGGATVVCFTTGRGSVLGCKPAPSIKLATNTPMYERMHEDMDLNCGRIVDGTASLTEVGEEIYRMIVEVASGRETVSEELDLGQDEFIPWHVGAVT
- a CDS encoding sugar kinase gives rise to the protein MSLSIRPASECRYDIASLGEIMLRMDPGEGRIRTTRQFRVWEGGGEYNVARGLRRAFGLRAVAVTALADNEVGRLVEDCMLTGGVDTSFISWVPYDGIGREVRNGLNFTERGFGVRGAVGVSDRGNTAISQIKPGQVDWDHLFGELGVRWLHTGGIFAALSESTAEVVIEAVTAAKKHGTVVSYDLNYRPSLWKTIGGQAKAQEVNKAIAPLIDVMIGNEEDFTASLGFEVQGTGDNLDNLEIDSFKAMITEAGRTYENFQVIGTTLRTVHTASDNDWGAIAWSRDEGFAEATHREHLEILDRVGGGDSFASGLIYGLLEGEPIQTAVEYGAAHGALAMTTPGDTTMVTKAEVLKLAGGGSARVDR
- the rnc gene encoding ribonuclease III, with amino-acid sequence MTARAVDELVEALGIEVDPELLVLALTHRSFAHEAGGIPTNERLEFLGDSVLGVIVTEHLYRTHPDRAEGDLAKMRAATVSQRALSVVAREMGLGEYLLLGRGEQTTGGHDKDSILCDTLEAVIGAVYLCHGLEPTRAFVERIVGGRLTDAAGLGAGLDWKTSVQELAAERGLGAPEYRIEATGPDHQRHFTSTLMLGDQSWGVGEGSAKKIAEQRAAEQAYRALEEGTASDDVPHEA
- a CDS encoding response regulator, yielding MTNPTRVLIVDDHEIVRRGVVGVIDTVDDLTVVAEASTVAEAIQRAELTRPDLLLVDLQLPDGTGVDVIDGVRAVLPEVRAVVLTSFGDPQARAAAQAAGARAFVLKSVRGGQMLDAVRAVAAGRTLLRDTPVEPRGDDPFELLTPTQRRIVELIGDGLSNREVADRLGVAEKTVKNHVTSLLATLGLQRRTQVVAWVTGRRRDQDPQWRHAPT
- a CDS encoding ThuA domain-containing protein → MSADHRTAVVISGAGRYADPWHDFEGTSAALAELLGDRGFDARVLRTGEAESADLGQPDLIVVNAGGGSTPVEVSEEADDVRARDLRDAVLAAVAAGVPVLATHTGSNTFYENDQWARALGGRWVPKHEVEAGTAGRASWHPPRGVAQVRVSDVLHPITAGLTGEVEIDDERYTDLEVSPEATVLLEHDEDGRTHALLWAVEEVPGVRGKAVYDALGHHVEAVRARVRTLLLDRELAWLLS
- a CDS encoding LacI family DNA-binding transcriptional regulator — its product is MVTTLRDVADAAGVSMATVSRALAGSSVVAAVTRERVQRLAQELDYQPNRAARQLVTGRGQAIGLVVPDLQNAFYASVATGMQRRVRDAGLNAMIADTDEDPERELEVLGQLAMVCDGAVLASSRTSDDALAEVAGRTRVVLVNRVLDGVPAVVGDNAGGITQALRHLAALGHTKIGYAGGPSTSWSDARRREGLRAAEVTGIVGADTVVDLGAFRPGSAGGIDAADQALAAGVTAVLAFNDQLALGILGRLADRGVPVPERMSVVGFDDVPVARLLAPPLTTVAVPALEMGAAAVDLLLASAPQTRVLPVDLQVRRSTAEPSR
- the eda gene encoding bifunctional 4-hydroxy-2-oxoglutarate aldolase/2-dehydro-3-deoxy-phosphogluconate aldolase; the protein is MTVQSPEMLERIGAARLVPVVVLDDAASAAPLAEALVAGGLPVAEVTFRTAAAVESIKAMSARGDMLVGAGTVLTTDQVDAAVDAGASYVVSPGFSQAVVRRCIERGVLPLPGAVTATEVQAALAEGLEVVKFFPAETSGGAKAIKALAAPFGGLRFVPTGGIGPKNLAEYTAVSAVLAVGGSWMVPRDEIAAGNFDRVSELTREAVALAAA